A single region of the Aeromicrobium chenweiae genome encodes:
- a CDS encoding Fpg/Nei family DNA glycosylase, which produces MPELPEVNALVEFLDEQMTGAAVAAVELASFAVLKTYDPPVSALQGMEVTGVTRHGKFIDIDVSGIHIVVHLAKAGWLRWTDKLPETKLKLGASNIAARVRLDRGDGPSVGFDVTEAGTRKGLAMYVVNDPADVAGIAALGPDPLAPGFELRPLLARRMQVKRLLRDQKIIAGVGNAYSDEILHAAKLSPFAIAESLDEDEIARLEAAVQSILREAVEEARGKPAEDLKDDKRTRMRVHGRAGEACPVCGDTILEVVYADSSLQYCPTCQTGGKPLKDRSTSKFLK; this is translated from the coding sequence CCCGAGGTCAATGCCCTGGTCGAGTTCCTCGACGAGCAGATGACGGGCGCCGCCGTCGCCGCCGTGGAGCTGGCGTCGTTCGCGGTGCTCAAGACGTACGACCCGCCGGTCTCGGCGCTGCAGGGCATGGAGGTCACCGGGGTGACCCGGCACGGCAAGTTCATCGACATCGACGTCAGCGGGATCCACATCGTGGTCCACCTGGCGAAGGCGGGCTGGCTGCGCTGGACCGACAAGCTGCCCGAGACCAAGCTCAAGCTGGGCGCCAGCAACATCGCCGCCCGGGTGCGGCTCGACCGGGGGGACGGGCCGAGCGTGGGCTTCGACGTCACGGAGGCCGGCACGCGCAAGGGCCTGGCGATGTACGTCGTGAACGATCCGGCCGACGTCGCGGGCATCGCGGCACTCGGTCCGGACCCGCTGGCCCCCGGCTTCGAGCTCCGCCCGCTGCTGGCCCGGCGGATGCAGGTCAAGCGGCTGCTGCGCGACCAGAAGATCATCGCCGGTGTCGGCAACGCGTACAGCGACGAGATCCTCCACGCCGCGAAGCTGTCACCGTTCGCGATCGCGGAGTCCCTCGACGAGGACGAGATCGCCCGGCTCGAGGCCGCGGTGCAGAGCATCCTGCGCGAGGCCGTCGAGGAGGCCCGTGGCAAGCCGGCCGAGGACCTCAAGGACGACAAGCGGACCCGGATGCGCGTCCACGGACGGGCGGGGGAGGCCTGCCCCGTGTGCGGCGACACGATCCTGGAGGTCGTCTACGCGGACTCGTCCCTGCAGTACTGCCCGACGTGCCAGACCGGCGGCAAGCCGCTGAAGGACCGGTCCACCAGCAAGTTCCTCAAGTAG
- a CDS encoding DMT family transporter, protein MAIVLSLLSALAYGVSDFLGGIFSKRSSPWQIAVVGQSSSGVISLVAALVVGGSPTGRDLLFGALAGVGGGFGVAFLYRGLSTARMGVVAPVSAIGSALIPVAVGLLTGDRPSPWVLVGVVCAFPAIALISRVTDDDPTHRGGVLDGVLAGAGFGLLFVSFGQTGDEAGLFPLAVAQVASVLAVVATAVVLRQAWVPRDRAAWSAVAMGPLGVTAQGAFLYATHHGLLSVVSVISSLYPASTVLLAAVLLREKIQGWQGMGLVLAALAVALVAAG, encoded by the coding sequence GTGGCCATCGTCCTGTCCCTCCTGTCGGCGTTGGCGTACGGAGTGTCGGACTTCCTCGGCGGGATCTTCTCCAAGCGTTCCTCGCCTTGGCAGATCGCGGTGGTCGGCCAGTCGTCATCCGGGGTGATCAGCCTCGTCGCCGCGCTGGTCGTGGGCGGCTCGCCGACGGGACGCGACCTGCTCTTCGGCGCCCTGGCCGGCGTCGGCGGCGGCTTCGGCGTGGCCTTCCTCTACCGCGGGCTCTCCACCGCCCGGATGGGCGTGGTCGCGCCGGTCTCCGCGATCGGCTCGGCGCTCATCCCGGTCGCGGTGGGTCTCCTCACGGGGGACCGGCCGTCCCCCTGGGTGCTCGTGGGAGTGGTCTGCGCCTTCCCGGCGATCGCCCTCATCTCGCGGGTGACCGACGACGACCCCACGCACCGCGGAGGCGTCCTCGACGGCGTGCTGGCCGGCGCCGGCTTCGGGCTGCTGTTCGTCTCGTTCGGGCAGACCGGCGACGAGGCGGGGCTCTTCCCGCTCGCGGTGGCCCAGGTCGCCTCGGTCCTGGCGGTCGTCGCCACGGCGGTCGTCCTGCGGCAGGCGTGGGTGCCCCGTGACCGTGCGGCCTGGTCGGCGGTGGCGATGGGACCCCTCGGCGTGACCGCGCAGGGGGCGTTCCTCTACGCCACCCACCACGGCCTCCTCTCGGTCGTGTCGGTGATCTCCTCGCTCTACCCGGCCAGCACCGTCCTGCTCGCGGCGGTCCTGCTGCGCGAGAAGATCCAGGGCTGGCAGGGCATGGGCCTGGTCCTCGCCGCCCTCGCGGTCGCCCTGGTCGCCGCAGGCTGA